A stretch of the Bacillus sp. FJAT-18017 genome encodes the following:
- a CDS encoding 4Fe-4S dicluster domain-containing protein — translation MFKQMGFCFNADDCIGCRACEIACKNENQTPTGISWRKVNKTAPEMFLSVSCNHCDSPECFRVCPQRAFTKRRDGIVEINEDLCNGCQLCVSACPYGAPQFNPETQKVSKCQMCYPRQDAGLQPACVEACTTGALELVNLASFNDAHAVRSLPGFPDIQLTSPSIVFYPPKQRKRYFLK, via the coding sequence ATGTTTAAACAAATGGGTTTTTGTTTCAATGCCGACGACTGCATTGGCTGCCGGGCTTGTGAAATAGCCTGCAAAAATGAAAATCAGACTCCCACCGGAATCAGCTGGCGGAAAGTAAATAAAACAGCGCCTGAGATGTTTTTGTCGGTATCATGCAACCATTGTGACAGCCCGGAATGCTTTCGGGTCTGTCCACAGCGGGCTTTTACAAAACGCCGCGACGGGATTGTTGAAATCAATGAAGATTTATGCAATGGCTGCCAGCTCTGTGTTTCCGCTTGTCCCTACGGCGCACCGCAATTTAACCCGGAAACCCAAAAAGTGTCCAAATGCCAAATGTGCTACCCGCGCCAGGATGCGGGACTACAGCCTGCTTGCGTTGAAGCCTGCACCACCGGAGCGCTCGAGCTTGTCAATCTTGCGAGCTTCAATGATGCACACGCCGTCCGCTCCCTGCCCGGCTTCCCTGACATCCAGCTAACCAGCCCCTCCATCGTCTTCTATCCCCCAAAACAAAGAAAACGCTACTTCCTCAAGTAG